The following are encoded together in the Peromyscus leucopus breed LL Stock chromosome 1, UCI_PerLeu_2.1, whole genome shotgun sequence genome:
- the LOC114686909 gene encoding LOW QUALITY PROTEIN: olfactory receptor 56B1-like (The sequence of the model RefSeq protein was modified relative to this genomic sequence to represent the inferred CDS: deleted 1 base in 1 codon) codes for MSASLKDFNSTKFQVSEFILMGFPGIHSWQHWLSLPLALLYLSAIGTNVLILITIYQDPSLKQPMYLFLGILSVVDMGLATTIMPKILAIFWFDAKVISLPECFAQIYAIHCFVGMESGIFLCMAFDRYVAICYPLRYSSIITNSLILKATLFMVLRNGLFVIPVPVLAAQRNYCSRNEIDHCLCSNLGVTSLACDDRRPNSICQLILAWLGMGSDLGLIILSYTLILRSVLRLNSAEAVSKALSTCSSHLILIFFFYTIVVVISVTHLAETKITLIPVLLNVMHNIIPPSLNPIVYALRTRELRQGFQKVLCWGLQKK; via the exons ATGTCTGCATCTCTCAAAGACTTCAATAGTACCAAGTTCCAGGTATCTGAGTTCATTCTGATGGGATTCCCAGGCATCCACAGCTGGCAGCACTGGCTCTCCCTTCCATTGGCTCTGCTCTATCTCTCAGCAATAGGGACAAACGTCCTCATTCTCATCACCATCTATCAGGACCCTTCCTTGAAGCAGCCCATGTACCTTTTCCTGGGCATCCTCTCTGTGGTGGACATGGGCCTCGCCACCACCATCATGCCGAAGATCCTGGCCATTTTCTGGTTCGATGCCAAGGTCATTAGCCTTCCGGAGTGTTTTGCTCAGATTTATGCCATTCACTGCTTTGTAGGCATGGAGTCTGGCATCTTCCTCTGCATGGCTTTTGATAGATATGTAGCTATTTGTTATCCTCTCCGTTACTCATCAATCATCACCAATTCCTTGATTTTAAAAGCCACCCTGTTTATGGTGCTGAGAAATGGCTTGTTCGTCATTCCAGTGCCTGTGCTCGCGGCCCAGCGGAACTATTGCTCCAGAAATGAAATCGATCATTGCCTGTGCTCTAACCTTGGCGTCACAAGCCTAGCTTGTGATGACAGGAGGCCAAATAGCATTTGCCAGTTAATCCTGGCGTGGCTT GGAATGGGGAGTGACCTGGGTCTCATAATATTGTCATATACTTTGATTCTGCGCTCGGTACTCAGACTCAATTCAGCTGAAGCTGTTTCTAAGGCTCTGAGCACTTGTAGCTCCCACCtcatcctcatttttttcttctacaccATTGTTGTAGTGATTTCAGTAACTCACCTGGCAGAGACCAAGATCACCTTGATCCCAGTTTTGCTCAATGTGATGCACAATAttatccctccttccctcaacCCTATTGTGTATGCTCTTAGGACCAGAGAACTCAGGCAAGGCTTCCAAAAGGTGCTTTGTTGGGgtttacaaaagaaataa
- the LOC114686911 gene encoding putative olfactory receptor 52P1: protein MSSTIAQTMESPNHTDLDPSLFFLLGIPGLEKFHMWLSLPVCCLGTATIVGNITILVVVATEPALHKPVYLFLCMLSTIDLAASFSTVPKLLAILWCGAGHISASACLAQMFFIHAFCMMESTVLLAMAFDRYVAICHPLRYSTILTDTIIARIGVVAMMRGSLLMLPCPFLIGRLSFCQSHVIPHTYCEHMAVVKLACGDTRPNRVYGLTAALLVIGVDLFCIGLSYALIAQAVLRLSSQEARSKALGTCGSHVCVILISYTPALFSFFTHRFGRHVPLHIHILLANVYLLFPPALNPMVYGVKTREIRERVAKVFQWGQGTGLKTSK from the coding sequence ATGTCCAGCACCATAGCCCAGACCATGGAGTCTCCTAATCACACAGACCTggatccttctctcttctttctcctgggcATCCCAGGTCTAGAGAAATTCCATATGTGGCTCTCACTTCCAGTGTGCTGTCTGGGCACAGCCACAATTGTGGGCAATATAACCATCTTGGTTGTTGTCGCCACAGAGCCAGCCTTGCACAAACCTGTGTACCTTTTCCTGTGCATGCTCTCCACCATCGATTTGGCTGCCTCCTTCTCCACAGTACCCAAGCTACTGGCTATTCTCTGGTGTGGAGCTGGACATATCTCTGCCTCCGCCTGCCTGGCACAGATGTTTTTCATTCACGCCTTTTGCATGATGGAGTCCACGGTGCTGTTGGCCATGGCCTTtgatcgctatgtggccatctgccaccCACTCCGCTATTCTACCATCCTCACTGACACCATCATTGCTCGCATTGGGGTGGTAGCTATGATGAGAGGCTCCCTGCTCATGCTTCCATGTCCCTTCCTCATTGGTCGTCTGAGTTTCTGCCAAAGTCATGTGATCCCACACACATACTGTGAGCATATGGCCGTGGTGAAGCTGGCCTGTGGAGACACCAGGCCCAACCGTGTGTATGGGTTGACAGCCGCACTGTTGGTCATTGGGGTTGATTTATTCTGCATTGGTCTCTCCTATGCCCTCATCGCACAAGCTGTGCTTCGCCTCTCATCCCAAGAAGCCCGATCCAAGGCCCTAGGTACCTGTGGCTCCCATGTCTGTGTCATCCTTATCTCTTATACACCAGCCCTCTTCTCCTTTTTTACACACCGCTTTGGCCGCCATGTCCCACTCCACATTCATATTCTTTTAGCAAATGTCTATCTGCTTTTCCCACCAGCTCTTAACCCCATGGTATACGGAGTGAAGACCAGGGAGATTCGTGAAAGGGTTGCCAAGGTGTTTCAGTGGGGACAAGGAACTGGACTCAAAACATCTAAGTAA